A portion of the Oncorhynchus clarkii lewisi isolate Uvic-CL-2024 unplaced genomic scaffold, UVic_Ocla_1.0 unplaced_contig_11233_pilon_pilon, whole genome shotgun sequence genome contains these proteins:
- the LOC139394187 gene encoding lipopolysaccharide-induced tumor necrosis factor-alpha factor homolog: protein MDPPSYNAQSEAPHYSPAPTTAIVTIPSLPPHHPTPTTPPPTYGEAVTMQTDPFPVLTPPTRQSLPSQEQTGFFLYHSTQTVNMETVQQHSPTVVIIQSEAVGPMGDTPCMTQCSNCHQRVTTVVTNRPGVAAWAMCGLLTLMGFICGCCLIPFLVAGFQDAHHSCPLCHAHLHTHTRM, encoded by the exons ATGGACCCCCCGTCGTACAACGCTCAGTCCGAGGCCCCCCACTATTCCCCCGCTCCCACGACCGCCATAGTAAccatcccctcccttcctccccaccaCCCAACACCAACCACACCCCCACCCACCTACGGAGAagcag TCACCATGCAGACGGACCCGTTTCCTGTCCTGACTCCGCCCACCAGGCAGTCACTACCCAGTCAGGAGCAGACTGGCTTCTTCCTCTACCACTCAACACAAA ctgtCAACATGGAGACAGTGCAGCAGCATTCCCCGACGGTGGTGATCATCCAATCAGAGGCTGTGGGTCCGATGGGCGACACCCCCTGTATGACACAGTGTTCTAACTGTCATCAGCGCGTCACGACGGTCGTCACCAACAGACCTGGCGTGGCTGCGTGGGCCATGTGTGGCCTGCTGACACTCATGgg gttcaTCTGCGGATGCTGTCTGATCCCGTTCCTGGTCGCAGGGTTCCAGGACGCTCATCACTCCTGCCCGCTCTGCCACgcccacctccacacacacaccag GATGTGA
- the LOC139394188 gene encoding uncharacterized protein, with protein MPLAVVYWAYTTPPSIPHPFIYHTPTYTTPPRIPHPHLYHTPSYTTPPAIPHPLLYCTASYTTLLRAPHPLVYPLVYHTPSCTPSYTQSYTTPPRIPPRIPPHIPHTLMNTLVYPSYSPSYTTPPHVPPCIPPPIPHPSYTTPPHVPPRVPPPIPHPLLYHTPSFTPSYTTPPRIPPPIPPSLLYHTPAYTTPPRVHPRVPPPIPHPPVYPLIYHTPHVPPHIPPPIPPPLLYHTPRALLLK; from the coding sequence AtgcctttagccgtggtatattgggcatataccacacccccatcTATACCACACCCcttcatataccacacccccacgTATACCACACCCCCACGTATACCACACCCCCacctataccacaccccctcctataccacaccccctgctataccacaccccctcctaTACTGCACCGCCTCGTATACCACACTTCTTCGTGCACCACACCCCCTCGTGTACCCCCtcgtataccacaccccctcatgtACCCCATCGTATACCCAAtcgtataccacaccccctcgtatACCCCCTCGTATACCCCCTCATATACCACACACCCTCATGAACACCCTCGTATACCCCTCGTATTCCCCCtcgtataccacaccccctcatgtACCCCCTTGTATACCCCCTCCTATACCACACCCCtcctataccacaccccctcatgtACCCCCTCGTGTACCCCCTCCTATACCACACCCCCtactataccacaccccctcatttACCCCCtcctataccacaccccctcgtatACCCCCTCCAATACCACCCTCCCTCCTATACCACACCCCCgcctataccacaccccctcgtgtaCACCCTCGTGTACCCCCTCCTATACCACACCCCCCTGTGTACCCcctcatataccacacccctcatGTACCCCCTCATATACCCCCACCTATACCACCCCCCCTCCTATACCacacccctcgtgccttattgctaaaATAG